Proteins encoded within one genomic window of Alteribacter populi:
- the cls gene encoding cardiolipin synthase: protein MLKRLQIIVFLAILIVGLFVTREYWEGWLVGWASIFFSLSAFFIAVVIFLENRNPTKTLTWLIVLGVFPLFGFLFYLMFGQNHRKRKSFTKKAIMDEQAFYKIEGNRPLDEGQLGLMRENQQKLFRLAHQLANNPISFHTDTRVLTDGKETFTHIKRALNAATNHIHLEYYIVRDDEIGKEIKDILINKAKQGVEVRFLYDAVGCWKLSKGYIHELRDAGVQMVAFSPVKLPFFTNKINYRNHRKIIVVDTKDAFIGGLNIGDEYLGKNRYFGHWRDTHLLVRGEAVRSLQLIFLRDWYYATGEAALKPGYLSPSLPENSSEGGVQMIASGPDSRWEVIKKLFFTMITSAKRSVWISSPYFIPDEDMLSAIKIAALGGIDVRILVPSRPDKRIVFHASRSYFPELLEAGVKIYEYHRGFMHSKLIIVDNEIASIGTANMDMRSFHLNFEANAFLYRTRSVESLVSDFVYDMEHSTIIRQETFLKRSFFYRVVESTSRLLSPLL from the coding sequence ATGTTAAAACGGTTACAGATTATCGTATTTCTAGCTATTCTTATCGTAGGTTTATTTGTTACACGTGAATATTGGGAAGGCTGGCTCGTCGGGTGGGCTTCTATCTTTTTTTCACTTTCAGCGTTTTTTATCGCAGTTGTGATATTTTTGGAAAACCGTAATCCAACGAAAACACTTACATGGCTCATTGTCCTTGGTGTTTTTCCTTTGTTCGGCTTTCTTTTTTATCTAATGTTTGGGCAAAATCACCGTAAACGAAAATCGTTTACAAAAAAAGCGATTATGGATGAACAGGCGTTTTATAAAATTGAGGGTAACCGTCCTTTGGATGAAGGGCAGCTTGGATTAATGAGGGAAAATCAACAAAAGCTGTTTCGCCTTGCACACCAATTAGCTAATAATCCGATTTCATTTCATACGGATACGAGGGTTTTAACCGATGGAAAAGAAACGTTTACTCATATTAAACGAGCATTGAATGCAGCCACTAACCATATCCACTTGGAATATTACATCGTCCGTGATGATGAAATTGGCAAGGAAATCAAGGACATTCTTATTAACAAAGCGAAGCAAGGCGTGGAAGTTCGTTTTTTGTATGATGCGGTTGGATGCTGGAAGTTATCCAAAGGCTATATTCATGAACTTCGGGATGCCGGGGTGCAAATGGTCGCTTTCTCTCCTGTAAAACTTCCATTTTTCACTAATAAAATTAACTACCGGAACCACCGGAAAATTATCGTTGTCGACACGAAGGATGCGTTTATCGGAGGGTTGAATATCGGTGATGAGTACTTAGGCAAGAACCGCTATTTCGGTCACTGGCGAGATACTCACTTACTTGTTAGAGGTGAAGCAGTACGTAGTCTTCAGCTAATCTTTTTACGAGACTGGTATTACGCGACAGGAGAAGCTGCTTTAAAGCCTGGTTACTTATCTCCGTCTCTGCCTGAGAATTCATCAGAAGGCGGCGTTCAAATGATTGCTAGCGGTCCAGACAGTCGATGGGAAGTGATTAAAAAGCTATTTTTTACGATGATTACTTCTGCCAAACGCTCAGTGTGGATTTCAAGTCCTTACTTTATTCCGGATGAAGATATGCTATCTGCTATTAAAATTGCTGCATTAGGCGGGATCGATGTGAGAATTCTCGTCCCGAGCAGGCCAGACAAGCGAATTGTCTTCCATGCTTCACGGTCTTACTTTCCGGAGCTTCTAGAAGCAGGGGTGAAAATTTACGAATATCACCGAGGCTTTATGCATAGTAAGCTGATTATTGTTGATAATGAAATTGCTTCAATTGGCACAGCAAATATGGATATGAGAAGCTTCCATTTGAACTTCGAAGCAAATGCCTTTCTATATCGAACAAGAAGTGTAGAGTCTCTTGTTAGTGATTTCGTTTACGACATGGAGCATTCTACCATCATCCGCCAAGAAACCTTTCTGAAACGATCGTTCTTCTACCGCGTAGTAGAATCAACCTCCAGGCTGTTATCACCGTTACTATAG
- the mecA gene encoding adaptor protein MecA gives MDIERVNDTTLKFFITYKDIERRGFDKDEIWYSRERGEELFFEMMNEANDQENFELDGPLWVQVHALDRGLEVIVTRGQVNDGNVKLEIPVGDNDENQVVDDNIADMLDNRFRKEDVDGEKDLTLSIVIGFRDFEDIISLSKCFDEDVETSLHHFEDRYYIYVTLDEKFTDEEQDNHLSRMLEFGYESDTTIYRIKEYGKEIIAEEALKVISGKFN, from the coding sequence ATGGATATTGAACGCGTAAATGATACGACTCTAAAGTTTTTTATCACATATAAAGATATAGAACGACGAGGTTTTGATAAAGATGAGATTTGGTACAGTCGCGAACGTGGAGAAGAGTTATTCTTTGAAATGATGAACGAAGCCAATGATCAAGAAAATTTTGAATTGGATGGTCCACTATGGGTGCAGGTCCATGCTTTAGACAGAGGACTTGAAGTCATTGTGACACGTGGTCAAGTAAATGATGGGAATGTGAAGTTAGAAATTCCTGTCGGAGATAACGATGAAAATCAAGTCGTGGATGATAACATTGCGGACATGTTGGATAACCGATTTAGAAAAGAAGATGTAGATGGAGAAAAGGATCTAACCTTGAGCATCGTCATTGGGTTTAGAGATTTTGAGGATATCATTTCTTTAAGTAAATGCTTTGACGAAGACGTTGAAACGAGTCTCCATCATTTTGAAGATCGTTATTATATCTACGTGACGCTTGATGAGAAGTTTACCGACGAGGAGCAAGATAACCATCTGAGTCGTATGCTTGAATTTGGTTATGAGTCCGACACGACCATTTACAGAATTAAAGAGTACGGAAAAGAAATTATTGCCGAAGAGGCTCTAAAAGTTATAAGCGGGAAATTTAATTAA
- a CDS encoding TerC family protein, giving the protein MDSDFFVALLTIIGIDLILGGDNAIVVAMACRKLPPSLRNKAIVIGIIFAIVSRGFLTIIAIHLLSIPYLMGVGGILLLWIAYKLLTSDEGNRDVAGSVSVFTAIKTIVIADVVMGFDNVLAVAGAAHGNTVLVFIGLFISVPILIWGSKIILFLMKKFPIILYFGGAVLAFTASNMLSHEPIVYYFLTENNIPTLLFSAVIILIVILGGWMQNKIQDVVIYKW; this is encoded by the coding sequence TTGGATTCTGATTTTTTTGTTGCTCTTTTGACGATTATTGGAATTGACCTCATTTTGGGTGGAGATAACGCTATCGTCGTCGCAATGGCTTGTCGTAAACTCCCTCCTTCTTTAAGAAATAAAGCTATTGTTATTGGTATTATTTTCGCTATTGTTTCCAGAGGGTTTCTAACCATCATAGCAATTCATTTATTATCTATACCATATTTAATGGGAGTTGGTGGAATTTTATTACTCTGGATCGCTTACAAATTATTAACCTCAGATGAAGGTAATAGAGATGTTGCCGGATCGGTTAGCGTATTTACTGCGATAAAAACCATTGTTATCGCTGATGTAGTCATGGGTTTTGACAATGTCCTTGCTGTTGCAGGTGCGGCGCATGGAAACACGGTACTCGTATTCATCGGCTTATTCATTTCTGTTCCGATATTAATATGGGGTAGTAAGATCATTCTGTTTCTTATGAAAAAGTTTCCGATCATCCTTTATTTTGGTGGAGCAGTTTTAGCATTTACGGCTTCCAACATGCTATCCCACGAACCGATTGTTTATTATTTTCTAACTGAAAATAACATCCCTACACTACTATTTTCTGCTGTTATCATTCTAATCGTTATATTAGGGGGATGGATGCAAAATAAAATTCAAGATGTCGTCATTTACAAATGGTAA
- the spxA gene encoding transcriptional regulator SpxA has product MVTLFTSPSCTSCRKAKAWLQEHDIEFVERNIFSEPLTVDEVKEVVRMTEDGTDEIISTRSKVFQELEVDLDDMPLQELFQLISDHPGLLRRPIIMDEKRIQVGYNEAEIRRFLPRKVRTFQLQEAAKKLVNE; this is encoded by the coding sequence ATGGTAACGCTGTTCACTTCACCAAGTTGTACATCTTGCCGCAAAGCTAAAGCGTGGTTGCAAGAACATGATATTGAATTTGTGGAACGTAATATCTTTTCCGAACCCTTAACTGTGGATGAAGTCAAAGAGGTCGTTCGTATGACCGAGGATGGAACGGATGAAATTATTTCTACACGCTCTAAAGTTTTTCAAGAATTAGAAGTTGATCTTGATGATATGCCTTTACAAGAACTATTCCAATTGATCAGTGATCACCCGGGTCTTTTAAGAAGGCCAATAATAATGGATGAAAAACGAATTCAAGTTGGTTACAATGAAGCAGAAATTCGTCGCTTCTTACCTAGAAAAGTACGAACGTTCCAACTCCAAGAAGCAGCAAAGAAACTCGTAAATGAATAA
- a CDS encoding GNAT family N-acetyltransferase: MNWYEKLNQYFPVEEMKSKEHMDLLLKEKENVYKKDEGKYHVLMYAETNDFIFIDYLFVSKDARGKGIGKKLISDLKEKQKPIILEVEPVDYEDTDTEKRQRFYKREGFEHAKSIGYRRRSLDTGKINEMEILYWSPSNESEESIYNKMRHTYETIHTYKDEQIYGESYDETDKVFTFEEEDDKAQPSL; this comes from the coding sequence ATGAATTGGTATGAAAAACTAAATCAGTACTTTCCTGTAGAAGAGATGAAATCAAAAGAGCACATGGATCTTCTTTTAAAAGAAAAAGAAAACGTATACAAAAAGGATGAAGGGAAATACCATGTCTTGATGTATGCAGAAACCAATGATTTCATCTTCATTGACTACTTATTCGTTTCAAAAGATGCCCGGGGTAAGGGGATTGGTAAAAAGTTGATTAGCGACTTAAAAGAAAAGCAAAAGCCAATTATATTAGAAGTGGAACCGGTTGACTACGAAGATACTGATACAGAGAAGAGACAGCGCTTTTATAAGCGTGAAGGCTTTGAACACGCGAAGTCAATCGGATACCGCAGACGTTCATTAGATACTGGAAAAATTAATGAGATGGAAATTTTATATTGGTCTCCTTCGAACGAATCAGAAGAAAGTATCTATAATAAAATGAGACATACGTATGAAACGATTCACACGTATAAAGATGAGCAAATTTATGGTGAATCTTATGATGAAACAGATAAAGTCTTCACATTTGAAGAAGAAGATGATAAAGCTCAACCTTCTTTATAA
- the argH gene encoding argininosuccinate lyase, with translation MSKLWGGRFTKDTNKLVEELTASISFDQKLANEDIQGSLAHVQMLGECGIISPDDANKIKAGLHTVKSKLDNGELEYSVAHEDIHMNIEQFLIDEIGPVGGKLHTGRSRNDQVATDMHLYLKNNTNDIIQLIADVQAAILAQAEANIETMIPGYTHLQRAQPVSFAHHVMAYYWMMERDKQRLIDSLDRVNILPLGSGAMAGTTFPIDRERVAELLGFDDIYPNSMDAVSDRDFILEFLSAASIMMMHISRLSEELVVWSSEEFSFVELDDSFCTGSSIMPQKKNPDVPELLRAKTGRVYGNLLGLLTVLKGLPLAYNKDMQEDKEGMFDTVETLVGSLKMLAPMIETMTVNKETMRNAVTQDYSNATDIADYLVTKGMPFRDAHEMIGKIVLYAIDKKKYLLELSLEEYQTFSPLFLEDIYTVLTPEQVVGQRNSYGGTSPNQVKKQIQLAKENSAQSTVEK, from the coding sequence ATGTCGAAGTTATGGGGCGGACGTTTTACGAAGGATACAAATAAGCTTGTGGAGGAGTTAACAGCTTCGATCTCATTTGATCAAAAATTAGCGAATGAAGATATCCAAGGAAGTTTAGCTCATGTACAGATGCTTGGGGAATGCGGGATTATTTCACCTGATGATGCAAATAAAATTAAGGCAGGTCTTCATACGGTAAAAAGTAAGCTGGACAACGGAGAGCTTGAATACTCGGTTGCTCACGAAGATATTCATATGAACATTGAACAGTTTTTAATTGACGAAATCGGTCCTGTAGGTGGGAAGCTTCATACAGGGAGAAGCCGAAATGATCAGGTCGCAACAGATATGCACTTGTATTTGAAAAATAATACAAACGATATTATTCAGCTCATCGCAGACGTTCAAGCGGCTATTTTGGCACAAGCTGAAGCGAATATTGAGACGATGATTCCTGGGTACACGCATTTACAACGTGCTCAACCAGTTTCTTTTGCCCATCATGTAATGGCTTATTACTGGATGATGGAGCGTGATAAACAACGTCTCATCGATAGTTTGGACAGAGTGAATATCTTGCCTCTTGGAAGCGGAGCGATGGCAGGGACTACCTTTCCGATAGATCGTGAACGAGTGGCTGAACTGTTAGGTTTTGATGATATTTATCCGAATAGTATGGATGCGGTAAGTGACCGCGATTTCATTTTAGAGTTCTTATCTGCAGCTTCAATCATGATGATGCACATCTCAAGATTGTCAGAAGAGCTCGTCGTGTGGAGCAGTGAAGAATTTAGTTTTGTAGAACTTGATGATTCATTTTGTACAGGGTCTAGCATTATGCCTCAAAAGAAAAATCCTGACGTTCCAGAATTACTTAGGGCAAAAACAGGGCGAGTGTACGGAAATTTGCTGGGATTGCTTACCGTATTGAAGGGACTACCTTTAGCATACAATAAAGACATGCAAGAGGATAAAGAAGGCATGTTCGACACGGTGGAAACGCTCGTTGGTTCACTAAAAATGCTAGCACCAATGATTGAGACAATGACGGTAAACAAAGAGACGATGCGCAATGCAGTTACTCAAGATTACTCTAACGCTACCGACATTGCCGACTATCTTGTTACGAAAGGCATGCCTTTTCGTGACGCTCACGAAATGATCGGGAAAATTGTCCTTTATGCGATCGATAAAAAGAAATATTTACTCGAATTATCGTTAGAAGAATATCAAACGTTCAGCCCTTTGTTCCTTGAAGACATTTACACCGTCCTCACACCAGAACAAGTTGTCGGCCAACGAAACAGTTACGGTGGAACGTCACCTAACCAAGTCAAAAAACAAATTCAGCTCGCAAAAGAGAATAGTGCTCAGTCCACTGTTGAAAAATAA
- a CDS encoding argininosuccinate synthase gives MSKEKVVLAYSGGLDTSVSIKWIEEKYGYDVIALGIDVGEGKDLETIKIKALETGAEKAIMVEGKELLAKDYILPALKANCLYEGKYPLSSALSRPLISKLLVEVAEQEGAVAVAHGCTGKGNDQVRFDVSIQSLNPDLQVIAPVREWGMNRDEEIAYAEEKGIAVPVNVEKPYSIDANIWGRACEAGVLEDTWAEAPEDAFEWTAPISMAPDEPEYVDIEFVKGVPVALNGEEMTLVPLIEKLNELGGKHGVGRIDHVENRLVGIKSREVYENTAALILINAHKELELLTLPREVTQFKTQVDEKMTELIYEGLWFSPLKKALDAFIDETQQVVSGTIRVKLQKGNHTVVARKSDYSLYSPELATYSKGDAFDHDSAVGFIKLFGLSTKVYTQVNKDKKQTVTK, from the coding sequence ATGAGTAAAGAAAAAGTTGTGCTAGCTTATTCTGGAGGACTTGATACGTCAGTTTCGATTAAATGGATCGAGGAAAAATACGGATATGATGTAATAGCATTAGGGATTGATGTAGGTGAAGGTAAGGATCTTGAAACGATTAAAATTAAAGCGCTTGAAACAGGTGCAGAAAAAGCAATTATGGTTGAGGGAAAAGAACTGCTCGCAAAGGATTATATTTTACCGGCATTAAAAGCGAATTGTTTATATGAAGGGAAATATCCACTCTCTTCGGCGTTATCACGACCGCTTATTTCAAAGCTTCTCGTTGAAGTCGCCGAACAAGAAGGAGCTGTTGCTGTAGCTCATGGCTGTACAGGAAAAGGGAATGATCAAGTCCGTTTCGATGTGTCGATTCAATCGTTAAACCCAGATTTGCAAGTCATTGCGCCGGTCCGTGAATGGGGAATGAACCGTGACGAAGAAATCGCCTATGCAGAGGAAAAAGGAATAGCTGTTCCGGTAAACGTAGAAAAACCGTATTCGATTGATGCGAATATATGGGGACGCGCATGTGAAGCAGGAGTACTGGAAGATACGTGGGCAGAGGCTCCTGAAGATGCCTTTGAATGGACAGCTCCGATTTCGATGGCACCAGATGAGCCGGAATACGTAGACATTGAATTTGTAAAAGGAGTGCCAGTTGCTTTAAACGGTGAAGAAATGACGCTCGTCCCGTTAATTGAAAAGTTGAACGAACTAGGCGGTAAGCATGGGGTAGGAAGAATTGATCACGTAGAGAACCGTCTTGTCGGGATCAAATCAAGAGAGGTTTATGAAAATACGGCAGCGCTCATTTTGATAAATGCTCATAAGGAGCTGGAATTGCTTACACTTCCTCGTGAAGTTACGCAATTTAAAACACAAGTAGACGAAAAAATGACAGAGCTTATTTATGAAGGCCTTTGGTTTTCACCTTTAAAAAAAGCACTTGATGCATTTATAGATGAAACGCAGCAAGTCGTTTCTGGTACGATTCGTGTCAAACTTCAAAAAGGAAATCATACAGTTGTCGCGCGTAAAAGTGACTATAGTCTATACAGCCCTGAGCTTGCTACGTATTCAAAAGGAGATGCGTTCGACCATGATTCAGCCGTTGGTTTTATAAAGCTATTCGGTCTCTCAACAAAGGTGTACACCCAGGTAAATAAAGATAAGAAACAGACAGTGACGAAATAA
- the argF gene encoding ornithine carbamoyltransferase, with the protein MIIEKKAAIEAQMSGSDFLTLADLNEEKLLFLLEEALDLKKKQKKGIPHQALKGKTLAMVFEKSSTRTRMSFEVGMLQLGGHAIFLSSKDIQLGRGESMADTARVMSRYVDGIMIRTFAHESVEELAKHAEVPIINGLTDLHHPAQVLADLMTIVEQKGQLKGLKLCFIGDGNNNMTHSLLEGAALTGMDIAVASPSGYEPNAQILKHAQMIAEEKQSIVSFTDNPEDAIKGADVVVTDVWASMGHEEEQAKRLDSFKPYQVTSELCQHAQDDHLFLHCLPAHRGEEVTSDVIDGKHSFVFDEAENRLHAQKALLKVLMKD; encoded by the coding sequence ATGATTATCGAAAAGAAAGCAGCCATTGAAGCACAAATGAGTGGCAGTGATTTCTTAACGCTTGCCGACCTTAATGAAGAAAAGCTTCTATTTTTACTAGAAGAAGCTTTGGACCTTAAGAAAAAGCAAAAAAAAGGCATTCCTCATCAAGCGTTAAAAGGAAAAACATTAGCGATGGTTTTTGAAAAGTCGTCTACTAGAACACGGATGTCATTTGAAGTAGGAATGCTACAACTTGGAGGCCACGCAATTTTCTTAAGCTCAAAGGATATTCAATTAGGCAGAGGAGAATCAATGGCAGATACAGCCCGCGTGATGTCGCGCTATGTGGATGGCATTATGATTCGTACATTTGCCCACGAATCCGTTGAGGAGCTAGCGAAACACGCAGAAGTTCCTATCATTAACGGATTGACGGATTTGCATCACCCCGCTCAAGTACTCGCCGATCTCATGACAATTGTTGAGCAAAAAGGACAATTGAAAGGATTGAAGCTTTGTTTCATTGGTGATGGAAATAACAACATGACCCACTCTTTGTTAGAAGGAGCAGCGCTTACTGGAATGGATATCGCTGTAGCAAGCCCTTCTGGATATGAACCGAATGCTCAAATTCTAAAGCATGCCCAAATGATTGCGGAGGAAAAACAGAGTATCGTTTCCTTTACGGATAACCCAGAAGACGCGATCAAAGGTGCTGATGTGGTTGTAACCGATGTGTGGGCGAGTATGGGTCATGAGGAAGAGCAAGCAAAACGACTGGACTCCTTCAAGCCATATCAGGTGACGAGTGAGCTTTGTCAACATGCACAAGATGATCATCTCTTTTTACACTGTTTACCTGCCCATAGAGGAGAAGAAGTAACATCCGATGTCATCGATGGAAAGCACTCGTTCGTTTTTGATGAAGCCGAAAACCGATTACATGCGCAAAAAGCATTGTTAAAAGTGTTAATGAAGGACTAA
- the carB gene encoding carbamoyl-phosphate synthase (glutamine-hydrolyzing) large subunit: MPKHNGISKILVIGSGPIVIGQAAEFDYAGTQACLSLKEEGIEVVLVNNNPATIMTDQTIADHVYIEPLTVESIEKIIEIEKPDGMIGTLGGQTGLNLTVQLFENEILQKHNVRLLGTSVASIQKGEDREQFRNLMLEIGEPTPESMIVESYEAGVQFVQEAGYPVIIRPAYTLGGAGGGFAVNDEEFEAVLKQGLRLSPIDQVLVEKSIKGWKEIEYEVMRDENDTCTIVCNMENMDPVGVHTGDSIVVAPSQTLSDVQYQILRNASLKVIRALDVVGGCNIQFAMNPTTNEYYIIEVNPRVSRSSALASKATGYPIARIATKCAIGYHLDEIINPITENTFASFEPALDYLVVKLPRFPFDKFLEADRSLGTQMKATGEVMAIDRSFEGALNKAIRSLEMKAASLSHPSITSVTRDELETFLKKPTDMRLFAISEAYKRGFTTEEVFTLTEIDRWFLTKVKKIVDCENDLVAFHWDGLPHDLLKRAKTMNISDRRLGDIFHIDEKQVRKRLKSLNLTRGYKLVDTCAGEFDAVTPYYYSTWQGSDEVETRTESGKKKILVVGSGPIRIGQGVEFDYCSVQAALAVQKIGHEAIVMNNNPETVSTDYTVADRLYFEPLSVEDILAVVEKENVDGVLVQFGGQTAINVAEALVEEGVNVLGTESKVIDEIEDRNKFYKLLDDIQIPHISGKTVYHDEDLLEAADDLGYPVLIRPSYVIGGQSMYVCHNRVELSENMKRLTSAGNAQEWPLLVDQFLPGMECELDVISDGKTIVVPGIFEHLERAGVHSGDSITIFPPVSISDEIKAKMIEYAEKIALAAPVIGMMNIQYVVNDKEVYVLEVNPRASRTVPIMSKVTGVPMVESATHVQLGKSLDVSDEHGLLPEPNYYSIKAPIFSASKLKGVDHLLGPEMKSTGETLGLGLSLQEAFSKALQVEERTLPENGNRATLFCSITDRAKKECIWMIQAFSAQGYQILATPGTADYLAINGISATKVPKDKEILHDIWKNEKPNLVLNIPTQGREHERFGFYIRELSVRYQVPFFTSIDTVKPWLDTIYIKDELLVIPRTLNDYHELAENDVDEVRGR, from the coding sequence ATGCCGAAGCATAATGGGATAAGCAAAATCCTCGTCATCGGGTCCGGTCCTATCGTCATCGGTCAGGCAGCTGAGTTTGACTACGCTGGCACACAGGCATGCCTTTCATTAAAAGAAGAAGGTATAGAAGTCGTCCTTGTGAATAATAATCCTGCGACAATTATGACTGACCAAACGATTGCCGACCACGTATATATCGAGCCATTAACGGTTGAATCAATTGAAAAAATAATCGAAATTGAAAAACCGGATGGGATGATCGGAACCCTAGGAGGGCAAACAGGTCTCAATTTAACCGTTCAACTCTTTGAAAATGAGATTCTGCAAAAGCACAATGTGAGGTTGTTAGGAACGTCTGTAGCCTCCATTCAAAAAGGGGAGGATCGAGAACAATTCCGAAATCTTATGCTTGAGATTGGTGAACCGACACCGGAATCTATGATCGTTGAAAGCTACGAAGCAGGCGTTCAATTTGTCCAAGAAGCGGGTTATCCAGTAATTATCCGACCCGCTTACACCTTAGGTGGAGCAGGGGGCGGATTTGCAGTAAACGATGAAGAGTTTGAGGCGGTATTAAAACAAGGGTTACGTTTAAGTCCGATCGATCAGGTTTTGGTAGAAAAAAGTATTAAAGGTTGGAAAGAAATCGAGTATGAAGTTATGCGTGACGAAAATGATACGTGTACGATTGTTTGTAACATGGAAAATATGGATCCGGTCGGTGTTCATACAGGAGATTCCATTGTTGTTGCGCCGTCGCAAACGTTATCAGATGTGCAATACCAGATCCTTCGAAATGCATCTTTAAAAGTAATTCGGGCTTTAGATGTCGTGGGCGGTTGTAATATTCAGTTTGCCATGAATCCAACTACCAATGAGTATTACATTATTGAAGTGAATCCAAGGGTTAGCCGTTCTTCCGCACTTGCTTCAAAGGCGACGGGCTATCCGATTGCACGAATCGCCACCAAATGTGCCATTGGCTATCATCTTGATGAAATTATCAACCCAATTACCGAAAATACGTTCGCTTCATTTGAACCGGCACTCGATTATCTTGTCGTTAAACTTCCGCGTTTTCCGTTCGATAAGTTTTTGGAAGCTGACAGGTCTTTAGGAACACAGATGAAAGCGACTGGAGAAGTTATGGCAATCGATCGGTCATTTGAAGGAGCCCTTAATAAAGCAATTCGTTCGTTGGAAATGAAGGCTGCAAGTTTATCTCACCCTTCAATAACGTCAGTAACACGTGACGAGCTGGAAACGTTCTTGAAAAAGCCGACTGATATGCGCTTGTTTGCGATATCAGAAGCGTATAAACGAGGGTTTACCACTGAAGAAGTCTTCACGTTGACAGAGATCGATCGTTGGTTTTTAACCAAAGTGAAGAAAATCGTTGATTGTGAAAATGACTTGGTCGCATTTCATTGGGATGGCCTGCCGCATGATCTGCTGAAACGAGCGAAAACAATGAATATAAGTGACCGACGCTTAGGTGATATCTTTCATATAGATGAAAAACAAGTAAGAAAAAGACTCAAAAGCCTCAACTTAACCCGAGGATATAAACTTGTCGATACGTGTGCAGGGGAGTTCGATGCTGTGACTCCTTACTATTATTCCACTTGGCAAGGTTCAGATGAAGTGGAGACTCGGACGGAGTCAGGTAAAAAGAAGATTCTCGTTGTCGGATCCGGCCCGATAAGAATTGGTCAAGGAGTGGAGTTTGATTACTGTTCAGTGCAGGCAGCTCTTGCTGTTCAAAAAATCGGTCATGAAGCGATTGTCATGAACAACAATCCCGAAACGGTAAGTACAGATTATACTGTTGCAGACCGCTTGTATTTTGAACCGCTTTCTGTTGAAGACATTTTAGCAGTAGTTGAAAAAGAGAACGTGGACGGGGTACTCGTTCAGTTCGGGGGTCAAACCGCGATTAATGTAGCAGAAGCATTAGTAGAGGAAGGCGTAAATGTTCTAGGAACAGAAAGTAAAGTGATCGATGAAATAGAAGACCGCAATAAATTTTACAAGCTGCTCGATGACATACAGATTCCTCATATATCAGGGAAAACAGTGTACCACGATGAGGATCTGCTGGAGGCTGCAGATGACCTCGGTTACCCTGTCTTGATTCGTCCGTCCTATGTGATCGGAGGTCAATCAATGTATGTTTGCCATAATCGGGTTGAGCTAAGCGAAAATATGAAAAGGTTGACGTCAGCGGGGAATGCTCAAGAGTGGCCGCTGCTTGTTGATCAATTCCTTCCTGGTATGGAATGTGAATTGGACGTGATCAGTGATGGGAAGACGATTGTCGTTCCAGGGATATTTGAACATCTGGAAAGAGCAGGCGTCCATTCTGGTGACAGTATTACTATTTTTCCACCCGTTTCAATTAGCGATGAAATAAAAGCAAAAATGATCGAATACGCAGAAAAAATCGCATTAGCAGCACCAGTCATCGGGATGATGAACATTCAATATGTGGTGAATGACAAAGAAGTATACGTGCTGGAGGTTAATCCACGGGCTTCGCGAACGGTACCGATTATGAGTAAAGTGACGGGTGTACCAATGGTCGAGTCAGCGACACACGTGCAACTCGGGAAATCATTGGATGTAAGTGATGAACATGGATTACTCCCTGAACCAAATTACTATTCAATTAAAGCACCGATTTTTTCAGCAAGTAAATTAAAGGGTGTCGATCACCTTTTAGGACCGGAAATGAAATCGACAGGGGAAACGTTAGGGTTAGGATTATCCTTGCAAGAAGCTTTTTCAAAAGCGCTTCAGGTTGAAGAGCGAACGTTACCGGAGAATGGAAATCGAGCTACACTGTTTTGTTCCATAACCGATCGCGCAAAAAAAGAGTGCATTTGGATGATTCAAGCATTTTCCGCGCAAGGGTATCAGATTTTAGCAACTCCTGGAACCGCAGATTATCTTGCTATCAATGGAATCTCAGCAACGAAAGTCCCAAAGGATAAAGAGATTTTACATGATATTTGGAAAAATGAAAAACCGAACCTTGTTCTAAATATTCCTACACAAGGACGTGAACACGAACGGTTTGGCTTTTACATCCGTGAATTATCTGTCAGATATCAAGTCCCGTTTTTTACAAGTATCGATACGGTTAAGCCATGGCTTGACACCATTTATATAAAGGATGAACTTTTAGTTATACCAAGAACACTAAACGATTATCATGAGCTAGCAGAAAATGATGTTGACGAGGTGAGAGGAAGATGA